A window of the Salegentibacter mishustinae genome harbors these coding sequences:
- a CDS encoding receptor L domain-containing protein: protein MKKLFLLLLLFISGISCQKDDGNSPSPEPTPEPTPVEEKIYEGEVSLETQIDVENFGAEEYTVITGELYIGSDNTDISDLSSLETLRKVEGSIYILKTTAENLKGLHNLDTINMDLHINNNHQLSNLEGLESLKYIDANFNLSYNDNLENLKGLSEVSSVHTFYIQGNKSLTSLSGMEAIKKAIYYGSVYNNESLSDLCGMKNAYQNREEEDMEWTIDKNLYNPTPEEIISGVCKN from the coding sequence TTATTAGTGGAATTTCGTGTCAAAAAGACGATGGTAATTCTCCATCGCCTGAACCTACACCTGAACCTACTCCTGTTGAGGAGAAAATATATGAAGGAGAAGTTTCTTTGGAAACTCAAATAGACGTAGAGAATTTTGGGGCAGAAGAATATACAGTGATAACAGGAGAACTTTATATCGGAAGTGACAATACAGATATATCAGATCTAAGTTCATTGGAAACTTTAAGGAAAGTGGAAGGAAGTATCTATATTCTTAAAACAACTGCAGAGAACTTAAAAGGTCTACATAATCTCGATACAATTAATATGGATTTACATATTAATAATAATCACCAACTAAGTAACCTAGAAGGTTTAGAAAGTCTAAAATATATCGATGCTAATTTCAACTTATCTTATAATGATAACCTGGAAAACTTAAAAGGTTTGAGCGAAGTAAGTTCTGTTCACACATTTTATATCCAAGGTAACAAATCCTTGACTTCTCTTTCCGGGATGGAAGCTATAAAGAAAGCTATTTATTATGGTTCGGTTTATAATAATGAATCTTTATCAGATTTATGTGGTATGAAGAATGCCTACCAAAATAGAGAAGAAGAGGATATGGAATGGACAATAGACAAAAATTTATACAACCCTACTCCTGAGGAAATTATTTCAGGAGTTTGTAAAAATTAA
- a CDS encoding YkgJ family cysteine cluster protein: MSDPTNICLSCGLCCDGTLIGFVQLESEELSPVRKMMEIEQTGENGMFFLPCNELGCNGCNIYSQRPKACRNFECGVLKSVEKKELTFDKATEVIDIVKQKKIAIEKQVAILQIELQSKSFHFKMLELKKLFRKDKSELFLSESHQELKLKLSELEKLLSKSFGVAF, encoded by the coding sequence ATGAGTGACCCAACAAATATCTGTTTGTCTTGTGGTCTCTGTTGTGATGGTACTTTAATTGGTTTTGTACAGCTGGAAAGTGAAGAACTCTCACCAGTAAGGAAGATGATGGAAATTGAACAAACGGGTGAAAATGGAATGTTTTTTCTACCCTGTAATGAACTTGGCTGCAATGGTTGTAATATTTATTCTCAAAGACCAAAGGCCTGTAGAAATTTTGAGTGTGGAGTTTTGAAATCTGTCGAAAAAAAGGAGTTGACTTTTGATAAGGCCACTGAAGTGATTGATATAGTAAAACAAAAAAAGATAGCTATTGAAAAACAAGTAGCAATATTACAAATTGAGCTACAATCCAAATCATTCCACTTTAAAATGCTCGAATTGAAAAAGTTATTCCGGAAAGATAAGTCAGAATTATTCTTATCAGAAAGCCATCAGGAATTAAAATTAAAGCTCAGCGAACTTGAAAAATTGTTATCAAAGAGTTTTGGTGTTGCATTTTAA